One genomic window of Bicyclus anynana chromosome 10, ilBicAnyn1.1, whole genome shotgun sequence includes the following:
- the LOC128198401 gene encoding uncharacterized protein LOC128198401: MAEYDVDHLISLIYERPVLWDKTISQFKDKNLKTEAWREVCTSLYSNFEELNTVEKSKIGNDVIKKWRGIKDNFTKYEKKLNEQCKSGAGAKKIKQYHLYDQLLFLKKNFQNKTTSSLDDEEIRPSTSTQQSQQPVMPRYQPASRKRKIDEDEFEKNIIAALKTPESRHLSFFKGILPSLEKLNDNQTIIFQSRVLQILTDLHQPSYYPSHYQTSQTSVQANYQTSQTTVQTGYQTAQMSMQSGYQTSIQRSAFQSGCETSPAPMQSSPQTPRNDDVNEPEQINFDEELTNLTNDTQSEYEF, from the exons ATGGCGGAGTACGATGTCGACCACCTGATATCTTTAATTTACGAACGTCCCGTCCTTTGGGACAAAACTATATCACAATtcaaagacaaaaatttaaaaacagaaGCATGGAGGGAAGTGTGTACAAGTTTATATTCAAATTTTGAGGAGTTAAATACTgttgaaaaatcaaaaatcg gtaacgATGTCATAAAAAAATGGAGAGGAATCAaggataattttacaaaatacgaaaaaaaattaaacgagcAATGTAAATCCGGAGCTGGggccaaaaaaattaaacaatatcatCTATACGACCAGCTCCTATTtctgaaaaagaattttcaaaataaaacaacatcaaGTCTTGACGATGAAGAAATAAGACCAAGCACCTCAACCCAACAAAGCCAGCAACCTGTCATGCCACGTTACCAGCCTGCATCGCGTAAAAGAAAAATTGACGAAGACGAATTTGAGAAGAATATTATAGCTGCTTTAAAAACACCTGAAAGTAgacatttatctttttttaaaggaattttGCCATCATTGGAAAAATTGAATgataatcaaacaataattttccAAAGTCGTGTCCTACAGATATTAACTGATTTACACCAACCATCATACTATCCCAGCCACTATCAAACTTCACAAACATCCGTCCAAGCAAACTATCAAACATCTCAAACAACTGTTCAGACTGGCTATCAAACAGCTCAAATGTCTATGCAGAGTGGCTACCAAACATCCATTCAACGCAGTGCCTTCCAAAGCGGATGCGAAACATCACCGGCACCTATGCAATCGTCTCCACAAACGCCAAGGAATGATGATGTAAATGAGCCAGAACAAATTAATTTCGATGAGGAACTAACAAATTTGACGAATGACACACAATCGGAATACGAGTTTTGA
- the LOC128198400 gene encoding uncharacterized protein LOC128198400: MDRTARVLLLLALRRIKKKKQKRKYWVHPLLTIMNKDGNHFKRKYEALKVDEVKFFDYFRMSVGCFEELLSLIKPHLQKKYIFRKPIEPLEMLGLTIRYLATGNTFKDMHFTYYRGKSTITEIVKFVCRILWNILKRLELPKITTELMEQIAQEYEKKTNFPNCIGALDGKHIRILSPDHSGSLFFNYKNYNSIVLLALVDTNYKFIYVDIGAYGKECDSTVFQNSKLYDLLKKGQLSIPPPKPLPGFQKEIPFVFVADEGLPLTKNIMRPYSGKFLSIEKRVFNYRLSRARRYVESAFGILANKWRIFHRPINVSYDFTIDIIKACCVLHNFVLNRDGAQTFEEMIIDDSLQILHETTHESRTEANIIRNEFCNYFNSNIGALSWQLTKI; encoded by the exons ATGGATCGCACTGCGCGTGTTCTACTTCTGCTTGCGTTAAGGCGtattaagaaaaagaaacagaaaAGAAAGTACTGGGTGCACCCATTACTGACAATTATGAATAAAGATGGAAACCACTTCAAAAGGAAATATGAGGCGCTAAAAGTGGACGAGGTTAAATTTTTCGATTACTTTAGGATGAGTGTAGGATGTTTTGAAGAGCTTCTTAGTTTGATAAAGCctcatttacaaaagaaatacatatttagaaaACCCATCGAACCTCTGGAGATGCTGGGATTAACTATaag gtaccTGGCGACGGGAAATACTTTTAAAGATATGCATTTCACATATTATCGTGGAAAATCTACAATAACAGaaatagtaaaatttgtttGTCGTATTTTATGGAACATTCTTAAAAGGTTGGAATTACCAAAAATTACAACAGAGCTGATGGAACAAATTGCTCAAGAGTATGAAAAAAAGACCAACTTTCCTAATTGTATAGGAGCGCTAGATGGAAAACACATTCGTATATTGAGCCCGGATCACAGTGGATCcctatttttcaattataaaaattataattccatTGTTCTATTAGCACTTGTTGATACgaattacaaatttatatatGTCGATATAGGTGCATATGGTAAGGAATGTGACTCcactgtttttcaaaattcaaaactatacgacttattaaaaaaaggtcAATTATCTATACCTCCGCCAAAACCGTTACCtggctttcaaaaagaaattccTTTTGTCTTCGTGGCGGATGAAGGATTACCactgacaaaaaatataatgcgcCCATATTCTGGGAAGTTTTTATCGATAGAAAAACGAGTTTTTAATTATCGTTTGAGCCGAGCCAGACGATATGTTGAGAGCGCTTTTGGCATACTCGCAAATAAATGGCGCATATTTCACCGACCCATTAATGTTTCTTACGATTTCACAATAGACATTATAAAAGCATGCTGTGTATTACACAACTTTGTATTGAATCGAGATGGCGCACAAACGTTTGAAGAAATGATTATTGACGATTCTTTGCAAATTTTACACGAAACAACACATGAAAGTAGAACAGAAGCTAACATAATCAGAAAcgaattttgtaattattttaatagtaatattgGAGCTCTAAGTTGGCAGttaacgaaaatataa